In the Prochlorococcus sp. MIT 1307 genome, one interval contains:
- a CDS encoding urease subunit beta, translating into MTILIPGELIPQPGDIDLNVGRPVTTISVSNKGDRPVQVGSHFHFYESNKALEFDRKVTLGKRLDIPAGTAIRFEPGDQREVNLVPFGGARLAFGFNGLINGSMD; encoded by the coding sequence ATGACTATTTTGATTCCTGGAGAATTAATTCCTCAACCTGGAGATATTGACCTTAATGTAGGTCGTCCTGTAACTACTATCTCTGTTTCTAATAAGGGTGATCGTCCTGTTCAGGTTGGTTCCCACTTCCATTTCTATGAATCCAACAAGGCTCTTGAGTTCGATAGAAAAGTAACTCTTGGGAAACGACTTGATATCCCTGCAGGGACAGCCATTCGTTTTGAGCCAGGTGATCAACGTGAAGTAAATCTTGTGCCTTTTGGAGGGGCTCGACTTGCGTTTGGTTTTAACGGATTAATTAACGGATCAATGGATTGA
- a CDS encoding urease subunit gamma gives MHLSPQEKDKLLVFTAALLAERRLNRGLKLNHPEAIAWLSFQILEGARDGKTVAELMSEGTTWLCRDQVMEGVPELIDEVQIEAVFPDGSKLVTLHDPIR, from the coding sequence ATGCATCTCAGTCCTCAGGAAAAAGACAAATTGCTTGTTTTTACAGCTGCGCTTCTTGCGGAGCGTAGATTAAATCGTGGTTTAAAACTCAATCACCCAGAAGCAATAGCTTGGTTAAGCTTTCAGATTCTTGAAGGTGCTCGCGACGGTAAAACTGTTGCTGAATTGATGTCTGAGGGTACAACCTGGCTATGTCGTGATCAAGTTATGGAAGGAGTTCCTGAATTAATTGATGAAGTGCAAATAGAAGCCGTTTTCCCTGATGGCAGCAAACTTGTCACTCTTCATGATCCAATTCGTTAA
- a CDS encoding urease accessory protein UreD, whose amino-acid sequence MSSKEVAWHGTCDLRFIRRSDCAGVSNSITSHQVSCSAPFKVLRGSSDVDGRFEVPLLHTAGGLVGGDQLTMKVKAESGTSGLITTVAAQKVYGSIGISTLHPEGEWAKQNCYLEINKNADLEWLPQEIVLFGESLFEQTMFVDLHQDSSFICTDIVRLGRTAAGEMLGSGCWRSHLEICRHWSEKKQWEFVDRLELAGNALSSEHGMGNQPVFGSMVWVAPTYFSKEVLNELIQNSLLERVGLEGGMSCSALDHGISARYIGPSTQAARFWFFRIWRHTRRLRQLSIPEPLRVWPMQEKPYNETMCNTE is encoded by the coding sequence ATGAGTTCAAAAGAAGTTGCCTGGCATGGGACTTGCGATCTGAGGTTTATCAGGAGATCTGATTGTGCTGGGGTATCTAATTCAATCACTTCTCATCAGGTGAGTTGTAGTGCTCCATTTAAAGTTCTTCGAGGGTCTAGTGATGTTGATGGACGTTTTGAGGTCCCACTACTTCATACTGCCGGAGGTTTAGTTGGAGGTGACCAACTCACAATGAAAGTAAAAGCAGAGTCAGGAACTAGTGGACTAATTACAACTGTTGCAGCTCAGAAAGTATATGGTTCTATTGGTATTTCAACTCTTCACCCAGAAGGAGAATGGGCAAAGCAAAATTGTTATTTAGAAATAAATAAAAATGCTGATCTAGAATGGTTACCACAGGAAATTGTACTTTTTGGCGAGAGTCTCTTTGAACAGACTATGTTTGTTGATCTTCACCAAGACTCTAGTTTTATTTGTACTGACATAGTGCGCCTTGGTCGTACTGCTGCTGGTGAAATGTTAGGTAGTGGTTGTTGGCGCTCTCATCTAGAGATTTGTAGACATTGGTCCGAAAAAAAACAATGGGAGTTTGTTGATCGATTGGAGTTAGCAGGAAATGCACTTTCATCTGAGCATGGAATGGGGAATCAACCAGTTTTTGGCTCTATGGTCTGGGTTGCACCTACTTATTTCTCCAAGGAAGTCTTGAATGAACTTATTCAGAACTCTCTTTTAGAGCGGGTTGGACTAGAAGGTGGGATGAGTTGTAGTGCTCTCGATCATGGTATTTCTGCTCGTTACATAGGGCCATCAACTCAGGCTGCAAGATTTTGGTTCTTTCGTATCTGGAGACATACTCGTAGGTTGCGACAATTAAGCATTCCTGAACCATTAAGAGTTTGGCCAATGCAAGAAAAACCTTATAACGAAACTATGTGCAATACGGAATGA
- the ureE gene encoding urease accessory protein UreE → MILSLSAKERRYLRGRRQTLCGQEVLLHLPREGPLMEGDVLAGENRFPKVVVRAAVEDLLVVRTNSLLELIKASYHLGNRHVELELHSQELFLLDDTVLAKMLRGRGLKVEKISKPFFPELGAYSQVHRQA, encoded by the coding sequence TTGATTCTTTCACTCTCTGCAAAGGAGCGAAGGTATTTAAGAGGACGAAGACAAACCCTGTGTGGACAAGAAGTACTTTTGCATCTCCCGAGGGAAGGTCCGCTAATGGAAGGAGATGTTCTTGCAGGAGAAAATCGATTTCCAAAAGTTGTAGTAAGAGCTGCTGTCGAAGATTTATTAGTAGTGCGCACAAACTCATTATTGGAATTAATTAAGGCTTCTTATCACCTTGGAAACCGTCATGTTGAACTGGAATTACACTCTCAAGAGCTTTTCTTATTAGACGATACAGTTCTAGCTAAGATGTTAAGAGGAAGAGGTCTTAAAGTTGAGAAGATAAGTAAGCCTTTTTTCCCAGAGTTAGGTGCTTACTCTCAAGTTCATAGACAAGCTTAA
- a CDS encoding urease accessory protein UreF, with protein sequence MTSLGMLQLVSPALPVGAFSYSEGLEWLIHTGKIKNESNIFSWLEGELLRGQIRIEAAAQTPIREALTNWKLNNDSKTKLIVSDLNSWLLALRDSSNMRVQQRQMGKSLLQLLDDLGHPLPDNTKNLSWTIAWGWAGLAWHLSKLEVIQGYLYSWVANQLSVAVRLLPLGPTRAQYFQSAFLPLISNQAELLLNTDPHQIWTGDVGATFAQLSHSELYTRLFRS encoded by the coding sequence ATGACCTCCCTAGGAATGCTTCAACTAGTTAGCCCTGCTTTGCCTGTTGGAGCATTTAGTTATTCAGAAGGGCTTGAATGGCTTATTCACACAGGAAAAATCAAAAATGAATCAAACATTTTTTCTTGGCTAGAAGGAGAACTTTTAAGAGGACAGATTAGAATCGAAGCTGCTGCCCAAACCCCTATTAGAGAAGCCCTAACGAATTGGAAGCTAAATAATGATTCAAAGACAAAATTGATTGTTTCTGATCTAAATAGTTGGTTATTAGCACTACGTGATTCATCCAATATGCGAGTTCAACAACGTCAAATGGGGAAATCACTTCTTCAACTACTTGACGATTTGGGACACCCTTTACCAGATAATACTAAAAATCTTTCTTGGACAATTGCGTGGGGTTGGGCTGGCTTGGCTTGGCATTTGTCAAAGTTGGAAGTAATCCAAGGATATCTATATAGCTGGGTTGCTAATCAACTCAGTGTTGCAGTTAGATTGCTTCCTCTTGGGCCAACTAGAGCTCAGTATTTCCAATCTGCTTTTTTACCTTTGATAAGCAACCAGGCTGAACTACTGCTAAACACTGATCCGCATCAAATATGGACTGGAGATGTTGGCGCAACATTCGCTCAGCTATCCCATTCTGAACTCTATACACGATTATTCCGAAGTTAA
- the ureG gene encoding urease accessory protein UreG, producing MSNALRLGVAGPVGSGKTALVESLCKRLRNQLQLAVVTNDIYTQEDAKFLTKVGALEPERIRGVETGGCPHTAIREDCSINRSAVEDLERLFPDLDLVFVESGGDNLAASFSPELVDICIYVIDVAAGDKIPRKGGPGITRSDLLVINKIDLATMVGANLEIMRRDTSLMRGEQPWCFTNLQSGEGLDKVVEFLYKQLPN from the coding sequence ATGAGCAACGCACTAAGACTTGGGGTTGCAGGGCCAGTTGGTTCAGGCAAAACAGCACTTGTTGAATCACTGTGCAAACGGCTACGCAATCAATTGCAACTAGCTGTAGTTACTAATGACATCTACACACAAGAAGATGCAAAGTTCCTTACCAAAGTTGGTGCATTAGAGCCTGAACGCATTCGAGGAGTTGAAACAGGTGGCTGTCCGCATACAGCCATCAGAGAAGACTGCTCAATTAATCGATCAGCAGTGGAAGATCTTGAGCGTCTTTTTCCTGATCTTGACTTGGTATTTGTGGAAAGTGGAGGCGACAATCTTGCGGCAAGCTTTAGTCCAGAATTGGTAGATATTTGTATCTACGTCATAGATGTCGCAGCAGGAGACAAGATTCCTCGAAAAGGAGGGCCTGGAATTACTCGTTCAGACTTACTTGTAATCAATAAAATTGATCTTGCTACAATGGTCGGTGCCAATCTAGAGATTATGAGACGAGATACTTCATTAATGCGAGGAGAGCAACCATGGTGTTTCACCAACCTTCAAAGCGGTGAAGGCCTAGATAAAGTAGTTGAATTCTTGTATAAACAACTACCTAATTAA
- the urtA gene encoding urea ABC transporter substrate-binding protein, producing the protein MSLSKRLFLGLTSILVGTTVTACGGGSQSTECPDCDDQVTVGILHSLSGTMAISETTLVDTEKMAIEEINAAGGIEVGGKKYEIKYIVEDGASDWPTFAEKSKKLIDQDKVPVVFGGWTSASRKAMLPVYESKDAFLYYPIQYEAQECSKNIFYTGATPNQQSEPATDFMFKRSPAAGKPFFLVGSDYVFPRTSNTITKEQVKALGGTVVGEDYLPLGNTEVAPIIAKIKKALPTGGVIINTLNGDQNVAFFKQIQDVGITPQNGYYVMSYSIAEEEISTIGPEFLVGHYGAWNYMMSINTPASKKFAKSFKKRWGNDRVVADPQESAYNMVYLWKAAVEKADSFDDNAVREALVGVKFNAPQGPVEVMPNHHLSQTVRIGQITSSGQFKILETTPGPVLPQAWNQYEPSSKGYACDWTDRRKGERYRL; encoded by the coding sequence ATGTCTCTTTCCAAGCGGCTTTTTTTAGGATTGACTTCAATTCTTGTTGGAACAACTGTCACAGCTTGTGGGGGTGGAAGTCAATCTACAGAGTGTCCAGATTGTGATGATCAAGTAACGGTAGGAATCCTGCATTCATTAAGCGGGACTATGGCTATTTCTGAAACCACTTTGGTGGATACTGAAAAAATGGCAATCGAAGAAATCAATGCTGCGGGAGGCATTGAGGTAGGTGGCAAGAAATACGAAATCAAATACATCGTTGAAGATGGAGCTTCTGACTGGCCTACATTTGCAGAAAAATCAAAGAAGCTAATCGATCAAGATAAAGTTCCTGTTGTATTTGGTGGTTGGACTTCTGCTAGCCGCAAAGCAATGCTTCCGGTTTATGAATCCAAGGATGCCTTCCTTTATTATCCAATTCAATATGAGGCTCAGGAATGCTCCAAAAATATTTTTTATACAGGAGCGACCCCTAACCAACAATCTGAACCAGCCACAGATTTCATGTTTAAACGCTCGCCAGCAGCTGGCAAGCCTTTCTTCTTAGTAGGGTCCGATTACGTCTTCCCCCGAACTTCAAATACAATCACAAAAGAACAAGTCAAAGCTCTTGGTGGAACTGTAGTTGGAGAAGACTATCTACCATTAGGCAATACAGAAGTTGCTCCCATTATTGCTAAAATCAAAAAGGCACTTCCTACTGGTGGCGTCATTATCAACACATTAAATGGTGATCAAAACGTAGCTTTCTTTAAGCAAATTCAGGATGTAGGTATTACACCTCAGAATGGCTATTACGTAATGAGCTATTCGATTGCCGAAGAAGAAATTAGTACTATTGGGCCTGAGTTTCTAGTCGGGCATTACGGTGCCTGGAACTACATGATGTCAATAAATACCCCTGCTTCCAAAAAATTTGCTAAAAGCTTTAAGAAGAGATGGGGTAACGACAGGGTAGTTGCAGATCCACAAGAGTCTGCATACAACATGGTCTACTTATGGAAAGCAGCTGTAGAGAAAGCAGATTCATTTGATGACAACGCAGTGAGGGAAGCTCTAGTAGGAGTCAAGTTCAATGCTCCTCAGGGGCCAGTTGAAGTAATGCCAAATCATCACCTCTCACAAACTGTCCGGATTGGTCAAATCACCTCTAGTGGACAATTTAAAATTCTCGAAACAACTCCTGGTCCAGTTTTACCTCAAGCTTGGAACCAATATGAGCCAAGCTCTAAAGGGTATGCATGCGATTGGACTGACCGTCGTAAAGGAGAACGGTACCGCCTTTGA